Proteins co-encoded in one Arachis hypogaea cultivar Tifrunner chromosome 13, arahy.Tifrunner.gnm2.J5K5, whole genome shotgun sequence genomic window:
- the LOC112733731 gene encoding uncharacterized protein, translating into MDAETVVHTGGCHCKSVRWKVVAPSSIIAWDCNCSDCSMRGNTHFVVPAVNFQLLGESSKFITTYTFGTHTAKHTFCKICGISSFYHPRSNPDGVAVTFRCVDPGTLTHVEVRKADGKNWESWFNQSDISSFSKVQK; encoded by the coding sequence ATGGATGCTGAAACAGTGGTGCATACCGGAGGTTGCCATTGCAAGAGTGTGAGGTGGAAAGTGGTTGCTCCTTCAAGTATTATTGCATGGGACTGCAACTGCTCTGACTGCTCCATGAGAGGCAATACTCATTTTGTTGTGCCTGCTGTCAATTTTCAGCTTTTAGGGGAATCTTCCAAGTTTATTACAACTTACACCTTCGGCACTCACACTGCAAAGCACACATTCTGCAAGATCTGCGGTATAAGCTCGTTCTATCATCCGCGGTCAAACCCGGATGGTGTTGCGGTTACTTTCAGATGTGTGGACCCTGGAACATTGACTCACGTTGAAGTCAGGAAGGCTGATGGCAAGAACTGGGAGAGCTGGTTTAATCAGTCAGACATCTCTTCATTTTCAAAGGTTCAGAAGTAA
- the LOC112733730 gene encoding NADH dehydrogenase [ubiquinone] iron-sulfur protein 1, mitochondrial yields the protein MGLGLLASKAMRPTSRLLNSQNPRNIFIRTIVSKPELQKPEAAQAQAPPPDLPPRTPVAGARVHFPNPEDAIEVFVDGYPVKIPKGMTVLQACEVAGVDIPRFCYHSRLSIAGNCRMCLVEVEKSPKPVASCAMPALPGMKIKTDTPVAKKAREGVMEFLLMNHPLDCPICDQGGECDLQDQSMAFGSDRGRFTEMKRSVVDKNLGPLVKTVMTRCIQCTRCVRFATEVAGVQDLGMLGRGSGEEIGTYVEKLMTSELSGNVIDICPVGALTSKPFAFKARNWELKGTESIDVTDAVGSNIRIDSRGPEVMRILPRLNEDINEEWISDKTRFCYDGLKRQRLNDPMIRGPDGRFKSVSWRDALAVVAEVAHKVEPEEIVGIAGKLSDAESMIALKDFVNKMGSNNVWCEGIGENTSADLRSGYIMNTSIAGLENADVFLLVGTQPRVEAAMVNARIRKTVRATQAKVGYIGPATDFNYDHQHLGTGPQTLLEIAEGHHPFSKTISNAKNPVIIVGAGIFERKDQDAIFAAIETIAKQGKVVRPDWNGLNVLLLHAAQAAALDLGLVPQSEKSLESAKFVYLMGADDINLDKIPADSFVVYQGHHGDKSVYRANIILPAAAFSEKEGTYENTEGCTQQTLPAVPTVGDSRDDWKIIRALSEVSGIDLPYDSVGAVRARIKIVAPNLLRQDEREPATLPSSLRPTFNTKMDTTAFGTAVENFYMTDAITRASKIMAQCSALLKK from the exons ATGGGGCTGGGCTTGTTAGCTTCAAAGGCCATGAGACCCACCTCAAGGCTACTCAATTCTCAAAACCCTAGGAACATCTTCATCCGCACCATTGTCTCCAAGCCCGAGCTCCAAAAGCCCGAAGCTGCCCAGGCCCAGGCCCCTCCCCCGGATCTTCCGCCCCGGACCCCCGTTGCCGGCGCTAGGGTACACTTCCCTAACCCGGAGGACGCCATCGAGGTGTTCGTGGATGGGTACCCGGTGAAAATCCCCAAGGGCATGACTGTCCTTCAGGCCTGTGAGGTTGCCGGCGTCGACATTCCCCGCTTCTGTTACCACAGCCGCCTCTCCATTGCCGGTAACTGCCGCATGTGTCTTGTCGAGGTCGAGAAGTCTCCCAAGCCTGTTGCTTCTTGCGCCATGCCTGCTCTTCCTG GAATGAAAATTAAGACCGACACACCTGTTGCAAAGAAAGCTAGAGAAGGAGTGATGGAGTTTTTATTGATGAACCATCCACTAGATTGCCCAATTTGTGATCAAGGTGGGGAATGTGATCTTCAGGATCAGTCAATGGCTTTTGGTTCTGATCGTGGTCGGTTCACTGAAATGAAGAGATCTGTGGTAGATAAGAACCTTGGACCTTTGGTGAAGACTGTGATGACTCGTTGCATTCAATGTACAAG GTGTGTTAGGTTTGCAACAGAGGTTGCTGGGGTTCAGGATCTTGGCATGTTAGGTCGTGGCAGTGGAGAGGAGATTGGGACATATGTTGAGAAACTTATGACAAGTGAACTTTCTGGAAACGTGATAGATATCTGTCCTGTTGGAGCACTCACGTCGAAACCTTTTGCTTTTAAAGCCCGAAATTGGGAATTGAAGGGAACAGAAAGCATTGATGTTACTGATGCCGTTGGATCCAATATTCGAATTGACAGCAGAGGACCTGAAGTCATGCGTATTCTCCCTCGTCTAAATGAG GACATAAATGAAGAATGGATTTCAGACAAGACCCGCTTTTGTTATGATGGTTTGAAGAGGCAGAGGTTAAATGACCCTATGATTCGTGGTCCTGATGGACGTTTTAAGTCTGTCAGCTGGCGCGATGCCCTTGCTGTGGTAGCTGAGGTTGCCCACAAAGTTGAACCAGAAGAAATTGTTGGAATAGCTGGCAAACTTTCCGATGCTGAGTCCATGATTGCACTAAAAGATTTTGTAAATAAGATGGGATCAAATAATGTGTGGTGTGAAGGCATTGGTGAAAATACTAGTGCAGATTTGAGATCGGGATATATTATGAATACTAGCATTGCTGGTCTTGAGAATGCAGATGTCTTTCTGTTGGTTGGTACCCAG CCAAGGGTGGAAGCTGCTATGGTTAATGCCAGAATACGCAAGACTGTCAGAGCAACTCAAGCCAAGGTTGGGTACATCGGTCCTGCTACTGATTTCAACTATGACCACCAACATCTTGGTACTGGCCCCCAAACACTACTTGAAATTGCTGAGGGCCACCACCCATTCTCCAAGACTATATCAAATGCCAAAAACCCTGTTATCATTGTTGGTGCTGGAATCTTCGAGAGAAAGGACCAGGATGCAATTTTTGCAGCTATTGAAACCATTGCAAAACAAGGGAAGGTTGTCAGACCTGATTGGAACGGCCTTAATGTATTACTTCTTCATGCTGCCCAGGCTGCTGCACTTGACCTTGGACTTGTGCCTCAATCTGAAAAAAGTCTCGAGTCTGCAAAATTTGTATATTTGATGGGTGCCGATGATATAAACTTGGACAAGATCCCAGCTGATTCTTTTGTTGTTTATCAAGGTCACCATGGTGACAAGAGTGTTTATCGTGCCAACATCATTTTGCCAGCTGCAGCATTCAGTGAGAAGGAAGGAACCTATGAAAATACTGAAGGATGCACTCAACAAACTCTGCCTGCAGTTCCAACAGTTGGTGACTCCAGGGATGATTGGAAGATAATTCGGGCTCTGTCTGAGGTGTCTGGAATCGATTTGCCCTATGATTCAGTTGGTGCTGTTCGTGCTCGAATCAAGATTGTAGCCCCAAACCTACTGCGCCAAGATGAGAGAGAACCAGCTACATTGCCATCTTCTTTGAGGCCAACCTTCAATACTAAGATGGATACCACTGCATTTGGGACTGCCGTAGAGAATTTCTATATGACCGATGCAATTACCAGGGCTTCCAAGATAATGGCACAGTGCAGTGCACTGTTGAAGAAATGA
- the LOC112735474 gene encoding sugar carrier protein C-like, giving the protein MDPFLKKFFPDVYAKEHNIKPIDNQYCKFDSQVLTLFTSSLYLAALVASIFASKVSRAFGRRLTMISGGVLFLGGASLNGFAQQVLMLIVGCMLLGFGIGCANQSVPIYVSEVAPYKYRGALNMLFQLAITIGIFVANILNYLFAKMENGKGWRYRLGLAGVPAIMIIISAMFLPDSPNSLIERGQAEKAKEEPLKICGTNDVDEEFKDLVAASEASKQVKHPWSSLLKSEYMPHLTMAIAIPFFQQLTGMNVITFYAPVLFKTIGFGGTASLMPAMITGGCNALATLVSIFTVDKVGRRKLFLEGGAQMFICQLVIAAAIGSKFGTDENPGVLPKWFALTVVVFICIYVGGFAWSWGPLGWLVPSEIFSLEVRSAAQSVNVSVNMIFTFAIAQVFTAMLCHMKFGLFIFFALFVIVMSIFIYKFLPETKSVPIEENSLVWENHPYWNEFVKSSAQKNKIAAPDSQV; this is encoded by the exons ATGGATCCTTTTCTGAAGAAATTCTTTCCTGATGTGTATGCAAAGGAGCACAACATTAAGCCCATTGATAACCAATATTGTAAATTTGATAGCCAAGTGCTCACACTCTTCACTTCCTCTCTCTATTTGGCTGCTCTTGTGGCCTCAATCTTTGCATCCAAGGTAAGTCGAGCCTTCGGTAGGCGCCTCACCATGATCTCCGGCGGTGTTCTCTTTCTCGGCGGTGCATCTTTGAACGGCTTCGCCCAGCAAGTTTTGATGCTTATTGTTGGCTGCATGTTGCTAGGTTTTGGAATCGGATGCGCTAATCAG TCTGTGCCGATCTACGTGTCCGAGGTTGCTCCATACAAATACAGAGGAGCACTTAACATGTTGTTTCAATTGGCAATCACCATTGGCATTTTTGTTGCCAATATTCTGAACTACCTTTTTGCCAAGATGGAGAACGGCAAAGGGTGGCGCTATAGGTTAGGTTTGGCAGGAGTCCCTGCAATAATGATCATCATCAGTGCAATGTTTCTTCCTGACTCACCAAACTCGTTGATCGAGCGTGGACAAGCTGAGAAGGCCAAGGAGGAACCCCTCAAGATTTGTGGAACCAATGATGTTGACGAGGAGTTTAAGGATCTTGTTGCTGCCAGTGAAGCCTCCAAACAGGTCAAGCATCCTTGGTCTTCTTTGCTCAAAAGTGAGTACATGCCTCACCTCACCATGGCcatagccattcccttcttccaaCAACTCACTGGCATGAATGTCATCACATTCTATGCTCCTGTTTTGTTCAAAACTATTGGCTTTGGTGGAACTGCTTCCCTTATGCCTGCCATGATTACCGGAGGTTGTAACGCCCTTGCCACCCTTGTTTCCATCTTTACCGTTGATAAGGTTGGCAGACGAAAGCTTTTTCTCGAAGGTGGTGCTCAAATGTTTATCTGTCAG CTTGTGATTGCAGCTGCAATAGGTAGCAAATTTGGAACAGATGAAAACCCTGGAGTTCTTCCCAAGTGGTTTGCCTTAACTGTTGTGGTATTCATATGTATTTACGTGGGTGGATTTGCATGGTCGTGGGGTCCACTAGGATGGTTGGTACCCAGTGAAATATTCTCACTTGAAGTTCGATCGGCGGCTCAGAGCGTCAACGTTTCAGTTAATATGATCTTCACCTTTGCCATTGCCCAAGTTTTCACTGCGATGTTGTGCCATATGAAGTTCGGGCTCTTCATCTTCTTTGCATTATTTGTGATTGTTATGAGTATCTTTATCTACAAGTTCTTGCCAGAGACAAAGAGTGTTCCCATTGAAGAAAATTCTCTTGTGTGGGAAAATCATCCATATTGGAACGAATTCGTCAAGTCCTCTGCTCAAAAGAACAAAATTGCTGCTCCAGATTCTCAAGTTTAG